Genomic segment of Zootoca vivipara chromosome 4, rZooViv1.1, whole genome shotgun sequence:
GCAGATGTGGGAGCCGCAGGTGTTGAAGGCCTTGAGGCGAGCCTCCTTGGAGGGCAGGCGGAGGACGGCACGGAGAATCATGCCATAAGAGAGGCCGATGAGCAGGACGTCGGTTATGCCCACGTGGAGGGCCACGCTCAGCCCGTACAGGCTGTTGACCGTGACGTCAGTGCAGGCCAGCTTCACTACAGCCATGTGCTGGCAATAGGTATGGGGCACCAGGTGGCTTCTGCAGAAAGGCAGCCGCCTTGCAAGGACCGGGAACGGGGTGATGAGAACAACTGCTcgggccaccaccaccaccccaatcttGAGGAGGACAGGCTTGGTCAAAATGGCCTCGTAGCGCAGCGGGGAGCATATGGCCACATAGCGGTCAAAGGCCATGGCCACCAGGACGGTGGCCTCCATCACGGAGAAAGAGTGGGTGAAGAACATCTGAGCCAGACACCCACCAAAGCTGATCTCGCCGGCATTGAACAGGAAGGTCCAGAGCATCTTGGGCAGGGTTGCGGTCGAGACAGCCAGGTCGAGGGCAGCCAGCATGGAGAGGAAGATGTACATGGGCTTGTGGAGGCTGGGCTCCATCTTGATGACCACTAAGATCGTGCTGTTGCCCAAGATGGTGATGAGGTACATGGAAGAGAGCGGGATGGAGAGCCAGTGTTGAACACTTTCCAGCCCTGGGATTCCCAGCAGGATGAACGAGGAGGGGTTggcctgggaactgcagttgcaAGCGCACATGATGCTCTTGTTGGAGAGATCAGGTCATCATCACTGAGCATGCTtcctggaggagaaggaaggagagagaacttCTGTGAGGAACATTGTAGGAGCAGTGAAACTGCCTCCCACCAAGTCAAAGGATcccaagaggagcctgctggatcagaacaatgacccatctagtccagcaccatcTTCTCACAGCGGACAGCCAGATggtgaacttgtctaatcctcatttaaagccatccaagttgggggccgCTACTGGTTTTTGCAGGCATGAGCTCCATCGTTTAACTCTGCTATGTGTGGAGAAGGACTTTCTCTTATCCGTCCGGactttcccagtacagtggtacctcggtttatgaacacaattggttccggaagtctgttcataaactgaagcgttcataaactgaagcgaactttcccattgaaagtaatggaaagtgaattaatccgttccagatgggtctacggcgttcgtaaaccaaaaattcataaaccgaggggttcgtaaaccgaggttccactgtattctgcatcATTGGATGTTCACGAATTCTAGGGTGAGACCCTTTATTTCTCTAGGTCAGGATTATCTACCACACTGACCTGcctttggctctccagggcttcagagatGGGTCTTTTCGTGatgatgccagagattgaacccaggaccttttgcAGCCACTGAGCTGTGACACTGGCCATCAGAACTTGCATGAGGAAACAGAACTGTGGAACTCAAAGCAACAATTTGAGCCTTAAAAGCTACACCAGCTTTTGTGCAGGAGGGAACAaaactgcttggggggggggaagggccttaagttatagaattatagaattgtagagctgtctAAAATGagcagaagaatcagaaatcagaaagaccaacattttaataaggaatgggggaaattcataacttatcttaaaaaccattgtaaacagttaaaatcattagtagggttggaatatcacttgtagtttaatggtgaacttTGGAGACagtggagaggtaaaagatttggatttttgtaaaagatgcaggaggaaataagATTAACAGTAGGACACaccaaggggaggaggggagtccaggagattctctggaatcttttttctatgttgtatgttggatatgtgactgtaaaattttaatctgaaaaaccaaataaataaattcatatataaaaaagaaaagcagatggGTGAGGAAGACAAGCAGGGTCCAGTGTCTGAGCCCCCCAACATGCTAAAGGAACATCAAAGGTGCTTGGCAGTGGAACACAGTCCCTTggaagggggtggactctccttccttggaggtttgtaagcagaggtcgggtgggcatctgccatggatgctttagctgggatccttgcattgcagggggcaggactagatgaccctcggggtcccttccaaccctacagttctgtgattcatcCACCAAGGGTGCTGATTTTGCTGCAGGACATGCATCCATAAAACAGGAGCTTTATTTCTCCAGTTTTGAAAGGGTGAGTGCCAATGTTAGCTTCCCATCATACTCAAATTTAAATCAGTGTTGTTTCTAGGCTGCCActagctcttttgcaaagggatctcAGCAGAGAGCAGAAAGGCAAatctgcacaattaaagtggctCAAAGCTCTTAGTTGCCTTAGTACAACAAATCCTTCATCTTTTAATGGCTTTTTATAAGGAAAGTGGCCAGGAAATGCccttagaatgaatgaatgattaacaggaaggcCCCGCAGgctaatcaggatgaatgttcagcaAACCAGCAGAGCAGGAGGAACGTTCAACAATCAGGTTGTCTGGAGGAGACCTGGGAGTCAGCAAAGGCCATTTTGCTTGCAAATTGCCTGGTTTTGCTCAGTAGAGAGTATGGGCCGAGAACCTAAGAAGATCTTGCCAGGTCAGGCCTGTGGGGGGCCAATCTTGTCCAGGATCCtgctctcacattggccaaccagatgctgagtatgggaaacctgcaagcaggattcgaacacaagagctctcccccctcctgtggtttccagcatctgggctCCAGaatccaactgtggaagcagagcagagccatcctgtcTAGTATCcatggatagccctctcctcctccacggacctgtctaatcctcttttaaagccatccaaattac
This window contains:
- the LOC118085034 gene encoding olfactory receptor 52L1-like, which codes for MCACNCSSQANPSSFILLGIPGLESVQHWLSIPLSSMYLITILGNSTILVVIKMEPSLHKPMYIFLSMLAALDLAVSTATLPKMLWTFLFNAGEISFGGCLAQMFFTHSFSVMEATVLVAMAFDRYVAICSPLRYEAILTKPVLLKIGVVVVARAVVLITPFPVLARRLPFCRSHLVPHTYCQHMAVVKLACTDVTVNSLYGLSVALHVGITDVLLIGLSYGMILRAVLRLPSKEARLKAFNTCGSHICVILIAFVPGLFSILTHRFGHKVAPHARVLLANLYLLLPATLNPIIYGVKTKEIRNRVLFLFSYSIQGHARDSPQDEGIGDEDEEQEEGRTERSQGDSWVVRPIEQEEWTGEAESVCTEITTEAEWPQEPELRLSGPAAPDQMALSHPVALEHESKPELLTEKHSRQQRLRRRPAYIEDYECKPPGHNWNL